The nucleotide sequence ATGGATCGGAATCTTAGGAACGCTATTCCCGCTAGGTACAGCACTCGTTACGTTATCAGCTTTTAATATGTCAGGCGAGGGCCTTCAGCTTGCGGAGAAATTTCAATGGGTTTCTTATGAAGTCTTTCAATCAAAAGGGGATGTAAGCTATCCGATCTTTTATGAAGTTGGTGTGAACGGCCTATCGATGGTGCTCATTCTTTTAACGGCAGTTGTGAGTGTGCTCGCCGCCATCGCGTCGTTCTCTATAAAAAAGGACTGGAAAAGCTACTTCATTTTGTTCTTTTTGCTTGAGATGGGAATGCTCGGCGTTTTTGCCGCACAAAATTTATTCTTATTCTTCATTTTCTTTGAGATTACGCTCATTCCGATGTTCTTCTTAATAGGACGATGGGGTTATCTAGAAAAAGAAAAAGCGGCTTACAGCTTTTTGATCTATAACGGAGTCGGTTCAGCCATTCTCCTTATTGCGTTTGTAGCCATGTTCATGAAGACCGGAACGATGAACTTTGAGCAGCTTGCTTACACGTTCTCGCTTCCGCAATCAGAACTGAACCAGCTGTATATAACGAAGAATTTTAAGATGGGGATGCTGATCGCGCTTCTCGTTGCGTTTGCCGTTAAGCTGCCAGTCGCACCGCTTCATTCATGGATGGTTCGCGTCCACGTTCAAGCTCCGCCTCCGATCGTTATGATTCACTCAGGCATTCTACTAAAAATCGGTGCGTACGGTTTGATCGTGTTTGGAGCAGGACTTTTTCCTGATCAGTTCAAGTCGCTCGCGTTTGTTATCGGATTGTTCGGTGTGATCAACCTGCTTTACGGAGCGTTTTTAGCACTAACACAAACGGACGTGAAACGAGTGTTGGCTTATTCATCCGTCTCTCATATGGGAATCGTGCTCATCGGGCTTGCGGCAGTGAACGAAGCAGGGATGACGGGAGCCGTATTTCAAGTGGTCTCTCACGGATTGATCTCCGCTCTTCTGTTTTTCTTAGTAGGTGTTCTTTATGAAAGAGCTGGCTCTTCTGAATTGAAAGATTTTGGAGGAGTGGCGAAAAAGATGCCGATCTTCGCAGGTGTCATGCTCGCTGGAGGTCTCGCTTCATTAGGTCTGCCGGGAATGTCAGGCTTTATAAGCGAATTTATGGCGTTTTTAGGATTGTTTGAGAAAATGCCTGTGTTAGCCGCGGTTGGAACGCTAGGGCTGATTTTAACAGCCGTTTACGTGCTGCGGGCGGTCTTGGCCATCACGTTTGGAGCTGAAAAAGAACTTTCAAACGCTCATGATTTATCTTCAACAGAGCGGATTCCGGCGTTTATCTTGCTGGCGGCGATTTTGTTTATCGGAATCTATCCTGCTTGGTTAAGTGATATGCTCCGTCCAACATTAGATGTCATTCTGCTAGGGTTAGGGGGCTAAGTCATGGATTTAGATACATTATTTTCTTTTAAATGGAGCGTCATGGCTCCTGAATTTATTATTCTTGGCATAGCAACATTGTTATCCATCATCGATCTTTTTATGAAAAGGGAGTCAAGCCGAAAACCTCTTGCTTGGCTTGCTGGGGCAGGCGTTTTAGCAGCGCTCGTCGCGATCTTCATGCAGCTCGATCATGACGTAACGTCGATTCTTTATGATACGTATAGACTGGACTCATTTTCAAAAGCCTTTAAGATTTTGCTTTTATTAGGAACGCTATTGGTACTTGTCTTAGCGTCCAATTATAAAAAAGAAGATATAGAAGAAAACCGAGGTGAGTTCTACTACTTACTGCTAGCCGCACTATTAGGAGCTATGATGATGGCTTCAAGTGCAGACCTTATCACACTGTTCGTCGGGCTGGAGCTTCTTTCTCTATCTTCTTATATTATGGCAGGGCTGGAGAGACGAAATAAGCGCAGCAACGAATCAGCGTTCAAGTATGTCGTTTCAGGCGGAATTGCAACGGCAATCACTTTGTTTGGGATGAGTTATATTTTCGGTCTGACAGGGGAAACGAATCTGTTCAAGATTGCTGAAAACATGGGGAACCTTGAACTATTAAAGCACAGCTTTTTGATCGTCTTTGCATTCATTATCACGTTTGCGGGTCTAACGTTTAAAATCGCAGCGGCTCCACTTCACATGTGGGCACCTGATGTTTACGAAGGCGCACCTGTTCCTGTAACGGCATTCTTAAGTGTCGTATCGAAAACAGCAGGGTTTGTAATCTTACTGCGAGTGATCATCATCACCTTTATTGCAGCACCTGGAATCGATAGTGAACCACTTCTATTGCAAGTTCAGCCGTACGTTATGCTGTTAGCTGCTGCAACGATGATTATCGGTAATGTTACCGCTCTTCGACAAAGAAACATTAAGCGTATGTTCGCGTATTCGTCCATCGCTCAAGCGGGTTACATTTTAGTGCCGTTCGTTTCTAATTCGTCATTGTTGTTTGAGCTGATCTGGTTTTATCTGCTGGCTTACTTGTTTATGAATATTGGAGCTTTTACCGTAATTCAATTGTTAACGAGTCAGGAAGGTTCCAATGATATCAGCGTTTTCCGCGGATTGTTCAAGCGTTCACCATGGCTTGCTGTTCCGATGACCTTTTTCGTATTGTCACTTGCCGGGATTCCGGTGACTGCTGGTTTTATCGGGAAATTCGGTATCTTTATGGGAGCGCTCGGATTGGAGCCAGCCCATTATTGGCTTGCGGCTGTGATGATGGCGACGACGCTTGTTTCTTATGTGTATTACTTCAACATCATTGCGATCATGTTTTTCCGTGATGGAGAAGGAACGAAGGTTTCAGTCCCGGGAGGAATGGCCGCCGTGTTGGCGTTTTGTGCCGCATCCATTCTGATTCTAGGAGTCATGCCAGATCTCGCGCTTGATTTCTTCTACGGGAACTTTGACGTGAACGAATTCTTTATGCAGATTGAAACCGAAGTTCATACGCATGATCATTGATTTGGAGTAATTTTAAAAGCTAGCTCATTGAGGTTTCTGCTGAGGAGACTTTAATGAGCTTTTTTTGATGTGATTTTTGTTGAAAATCAGCTAACGTGAAATTATTTCGATTAACGTGAATATATGGTGTGTTAACGTGAAATTATTGAAATTAACGTGAATATATCAAATTTAACGTGAATATAAATTGTCTTTATTTTACCTGATGCGTTTCGTGTCCTTTCCTGCTGGATAACGATTGGATTTTCTTTCTGTAAAGGACATCTCCTCACATTTCCACTCAAAATTAAAATCTCTTTCAAAAATGAGTCGAAACTACCGTAACTTCTTATCATTTTGTTCGTCTAAATATAATAAAACGACTGCCTAAATTTTTTTACAGATAATAGTCGTTACAACTTTTTGAACTTCTTGAAAGAAAGGGCTTTCAAAACAGTTAACTAGGGAAAAAGTAGCTATCTAAAATGACACGAAAGATTTATGCTTAAGATGTCGAAATATGTAATAAGGAGGTCAGACTTTTTTATGATTCCAATCGGACAACAAGCTTTATTACATATCATCGTACATCTATTGTTTCTCGTTATTGCTTGGTGGGCATTGCAGGCGATCCATTTTGATAAATGGATCAAAAAAGGAAAGGTCATGCAGGCTAGAGTGCTATACATACTGCTAGTGATCAGTCTTGCGAGTATAGCGAGCGATTTTTTTCTGAAATATCTTCAGTATTCCACTAATCTCAGCCAGTTATTTGGGTAATGCGCAACCGTTAACCAAAAACGGAATTGTCGGAATATGACTACAACTTCCACGAATATCCTCTGTCTCTTTGGCAACAATGAGAAATAGAGAGGATGTGCTGGGGAATGAAAAAATGGACAATGACGATTACGGCGATTTTGCTTACAATTATGATTACTTCTGGATATGCAAAAACAGACGAAAAAACAAATGAAGTTACACATATAATAGACGTTTTAAAAGACAAGGGCGTAAAACCTGACAAATGGACGATGTATTTTCGTGGTCAAATAGGTTTTACATCTAAAGGACTAGGGTATTTAAAACAAGCAGAAGAGCTTAAACGTAATTATCCTGAATTTGACTGGGCGGTAACAGAAGATGAGGCCGGACATTATAAAATGAACGGGACTTTTGAGCGTAATGATATCGGGGTTTCAGAGAAAATGACCATCATTACATACCCCCAAAAAGATCAATCCGCATCGTATTTTATTTATGCGGTTGAAGGACTTGTAAATACAAATCAAAACTGGAAAGAAATCCAGAACCTGATTGATCGCCGTGTTGAACAATCAGTAGGAGGAAATCCCAAAATTTTCTCTTGTGTTACCGGTACATACGGTGATAGAATGGTGGTTGATTTGTATTCGCAAGCAAATGAATTGGTACGCGCCTTTTCTGGTGTTTCTGTAGAGGAACTAAAAGAAGAGACGTTTGTGTCGCTTTCTGCATATACTGAGCTGTGGGAACAAGCGATTTATACCGGTCATCAACATAAAATGAATCTTCAGGTTGCACTGCGAACTGAAGGATTGGGCAGTAAAACTACTGTCACAATTGGCACACCAATAATTACGTCTGAATATTAATATACAAATTGGACGCGGAGGGGAATATCGTTGGAAAAAATCATTGTCCGTGGTGGTAGGCGGTTAGAGGGCTCTGTACGAGTTGAAGGAGCTAAGAATGCCGTACTTCCTGTCATCGCAGCATCCATTTTAGCTAGTCAAGGCAAGAGCACAATTAAAGATGTGCCAGCCCTTGCTGATGTGTTTACGATTAACGAAGTATTACGTTATTTAAATATTGATGTAGCATTTGATAACGGAGAAATTTCTGTTGATGCTACAAGCGAACTGAAAACAGAAGCACCATTTGAGTATGTCCGTAAAATGAGAGCATCATTCCTAGTTATGGGACCATTGCTTGCTCGTGTTGGACTATCTCGTATCGCACTTCCTGGAGGCTGCGCAATCGGATCCCGTCCGATCGATCAGCACTTAAAAGGATTTGAAGCGATGGGAGCTACGGTTAAAATCGGGAACGGTTTTATCGAAGCGAAAATTGATGGCCGCTTGCAAGGTGCAAAGATTTATTTAGACTTCCCAAGTGTAGGTGCTACTGAGAACATCATGATGGCTGCAACACTTGCTGAAGGTACAACAATCATCGAAAACGCTGCAAAAGAACCAGAAATCGTATGTCTAGCTAACTACTTGAATGCGATGGGTGCAACAGTTATCGGTGCAGGTACTGGTACAATCCGTATCGTCGGTGCTGAAGAGCTTGCAGGTGCTGAGCATACTGTAGTTCCAGACCGTATCGAAGCAGGTACGTACATGGTAGCAGCTGCTATCACGGAAGGCGACGTATTAATTGAGAATGCAATCGCAGAGCACCTGCGTCCTTTAATCGCAAAGATGGAAGAGATGGGTGTACAAATTCAAGAAGAAGGAAACGGACTTCGTGTTCGCGGACCTCGTGAATTAAAGCCTGTTGATATTAAAACAATGCCACATCCAGGATTCCCGACTGATCTTCAGTCGCAAATGATGGCGCTATTGCTTCGTGCAAACGGAACAAGTGTAATCACGGAAACTGTATTTGAAAACCGCTTCATGCACGTGGAAGAATTCCGCCGCATGAATGGTGATATCAAAATTGAAGGCCGTTCTTCTGTAATCAACGGACCTGTAAATCTGCAAGGTGCTGAGGTTGCTTCAACTGACCTTCGCGCAGGTGCAGCTTTGGTACTTGCTGGGCTTGTCGCAGACGGTTACACACGTGTGACTGAACTCAAGCACATCGACCGTGGATACGTTGATTTTACTGGAAAACTAGCTGCATTAGGTGCTGACATCGAGCGTGTGAACGAAGATGTGAAAACAACACCTGCAAAAGAAGAGCAATCATTAAAAAGTAATTTAGCTTAATTTATACGTAAAACTGACTCTAAAGGCGTGAATTCTGTCTTTGGAGTCAGTTTTTTTTAATGAGGTCCTTCTTTATTAACAGAGTTATTATCAAATATTGCGAAAAATGATGATGTTGGATACCGACCTGCGCGCGAAAAAGGAAAACGTGCGCGTAACCGATGCTTTTCTGCGCGCATTCGCGACTCAACTACGCGTCACTAAAATTTGACCGACTGAGGCGCTCAAGTTCACGAAAACTACATCATTTCTGAGCACCCTGCATAAAGTTTTAAACCAAAATTGTTTACACCGCATGTTGTTCGGGAAATCTATACCTATAACTAAGCCTAACTATTTTTCTCGGAAAGGATGTCGAACTCATGCTTTGGACCATTATCGGTATATTAGTCGTACTCTGGTTATTGGGCGTAATTTTTAAAGTAGCAGGCGGTATTATTCATATCTTACTCGTCATCGCTTTGATCGTCTTCGTATTAAATTTTATTAAAGGCAGGAAAATGAAATAGCTGTACAAAAGCTGGCTGGATAGCCGGCTTTTTTTATTGCCTATATAATGAAATTCTTTGTAAATTATAGTAAAAAACACCCATTTTATTGAAAAAACGCTTTCATGTAGTACCATATAATCAAAATTTTTAAAATAGTTTGAAAATAAAATAAAAGGTGCTAATATAAATCCACTGGCTTTAAAATTCATGAAGCAAAGGGGATTGGAAGGGTATGAAAAAGCAGTTTTCAGTATGGGGTTTAGCACTAGGTCTTGCAGTGAGTCCATTAGCGGCAGGACAAGCTAATGCTGAAGCACCAGTGAATGTTTTATCTACAAAGCAGTTCAATAGCTTAACGGGTACACCTTCTTTTGTATCAGGTAAATTAACGGAGGCATCTTCAAAATCCGCAAAAGAAGTAGTCATGTCTTATCTTCAAAAAGAGTCAAAGACATTTAAATTAGGAAGTCAAAAAGCGGAAGAGGCGTTCACAGTTAAGTCTGTGACAAAAGACGAACTAGGCAGACAGTTAGTACGCCTTCAGCAAACATATAAAGGAGTTCCGGTTTGGGGATCTACTCAAGTGGCTCATGTAAATGATCAAGGAGAGCTTGTTGTATTCTCGGGAACAGTGGTTCCTAATCTGCAGGACAAGCCTGGATTAGGTTTTGGTAAAAAGATTTCTGCATCTAAAGCGGTAGCAGCTGCAGTTAAGGACTTGGGTTTCACACCTGAATATGAAGCAGATCCAACGTCAGATCTCGTTGTGTATACAGAAGGAGATCAAGCTACATATGCTTACTTAGTAAACCTTAACTTCTTATCGCCTGAGCCGGGCAACTACAACTATTTTGTAGATGCTGTAACAGGTAAGGTTTTAAACTCTTACAATGATTTAGACGAGGCACATGGCGGTACGAAAGCACCTCCAACAGGCGGTGGATCACTTGTTGGAACAAATGCTGTCGGATCAGGTACGGGTGTCCTTGGTGACTCAAAAACGCTAAATACGTTACTATCAAACGGAACGTACTATCTGCAAGATAACACAAGAGGTGGAGGCGTATTTACATACGATGCGCAAAATCGCCAGCAGCTTCCAGGGAAACTTTGGGCTGATGCGGACAACCAGTTTAACGCAACATACGATCGTGCAGCTGTAGATGCTCACTATTATGCAGGAACAACGTACGATTATTATAAAGAAGTTTTTAACCGTAACTCTTACGACAATAAAGGAGCTGCGTTAAAATCAACGGTACATTACGGCCGTAACTACAACAACGCATTCTGGAACGGTCAGCAGATGGTTTACGGTGATGGCGACGGAACAACATTCGTTTCGTTATCCGGTGGTCTCGATGTTGTAGCGCATGAATTAACACATGCTGTAACAGACTTTTCATCTGATCTGATCTATCAAAACGAATCTGGTGCGTTGAACGAAGCCATGTCCGATATTTTCGGTACGTTAGTTGAGCACCATGAAAATAACAACCCGGATTATGAGATCGGCGAAGACATCTATACGCCAGGTACGAGTGGTGACGCACTTCGTTCCATGAGTGATCCGACGAAATACAATGATCCAGACCACTATTCTGTTCGCTACACAGGAACAGGTGACAATGGTGGAGTACACATCAACAGCGGAATTATCAACAAAGCAGCATACTTGCTGGCAGTTGGCGGAACGCATTACGGTGTAACGGTTCCGGCGATCGGCAACCAAAAAGTAGGAGCGATCTATTACAGAGCGAATACGGTTTACTTAACAGCTTCATCTAACTTCAGCCAGGCAAGAGCAGCTCTTGTTCAATCGGCTTCTGACCTGTACGGCGCTACATCTGCTGAAGTAGCAGCGGTTAAAAAATCGTATGACGCAATTGGCGTAAACTAAATCATAATGAAGAAACCCTGATCTATGCAAGTGGAGATCAGGGTTTTTTAGCGTTATCAAATAATTATAGAATTTTTGGGAATTTTAACCTATATATGCAATCTAATTGTTCATTAAAGGAAGATGATTATGAACCTGAAAGATGTTTTATTTCAAGCAGAGGATTTAAGC is from Fictibacillus sp. b24 and encodes:
- a CDS encoding complex I subunit 4 family protein, with amino-acid sequence MNTYLLSILIFSPLLGVLVLLFTPSHDEKSIKWIGILGTLFPLGTALVTLSAFNMSGEGLQLAEKFQWVSYEVFQSKGDVSYPIFYEVGVNGLSMVLILLTAVVSVLAAIASFSIKKDWKSYFILFFLLEMGMLGVFAAQNLFLFFIFFEITLIPMFFLIGRWGYLEKEKAAYSFLIYNGVGSAILLIAFVAMFMKTGTMNFEQLAYTFSLPQSELNQLYITKNFKMGMLIALLVAFAVKLPVAPLHSWMVRVHVQAPPPIVMIHSGILLKIGAYGLIVFGAGLFPDQFKSLAFVIGLFGVINLLYGAFLALTQTDVKRVLAYSSVSHMGIVLIGLAAVNEAGMTGAVFQVVSHGLISALLFFLVGVLYERAGSSELKDFGGVAKKMPIFAGVMLAGGLASLGLPGMSGFISEFMAFLGLFEKMPVLAAVGTLGLILTAVYVLRAVLAITFGAEKELSNAHDLSSTERIPAFILLAAILFIGIYPAWLSDMLRPTLDVILLGLGG
- the nuoN gene encoding NADH-quinone oxidoreductase subunit NuoN, which translates into the protein MDLDTLFSFKWSVMAPEFIILGIATLLSIIDLFMKRESSRKPLAWLAGAGVLAALVAIFMQLDHDVTSILYDTYRLDSFSKAFKILLLLGTLLVLVLASNYKKEDIEENRGEFYYLLLAALLGAMMMASSADLITLFVGLELLSLSSYIMAGLERRNKRSNESAFKYVVSGGIATAITLFGMSYIFGLTGETNLFKIAENMGNLELLKHSFLIVFAFIITFAGLTFKIAAAPLHMWAPDVYEGAPVPVTAFLSVVSKTAGFVILLRVIIITFIAAPGIDSEPLLLQVQPYVMLLAAATMIIGNVTALRQRNIKRMFAYSSIAQAGYILVPFVSNSSLLFELIWFYLLAYLFMNIGAFTVIQLLTSQEGSNDISVFRGLFKRSPWLAVPMTFFVLSLAGIPVTAGFIGKFGIFMGALGLEPAHYWLAAVMMATTLVSYVYYFNIIAIMFFRDGEGTKVSVPGGMAAVLAFCAASILILGVMPDLALDFFYGNFDVNEFFMQIETEVHTHDH
- a CDS encoding DUF1146 family protein, with the protein product MIPIGQQALLHIIVHLLFLVIAWWALQAIHFDKWIKKGKVMQARVLYILLVISLASIASDFFLKYLQYSTNLSQLFG
- a CDS encoding YwmB family TATA-box binding protein; translation: MKKWTMTITAILLTIMITSGYAKTDEKTNEVTHIIDVLKDKGVKPDKWTMYFRGQIGFTSKGLGYLKQAEELKRNYPEFDWAVTEDEAGHYKMNGTFERNDIGVSEKMTIITYPQKDQSASYFIYAVEGLVNTNQNWKEIQNLIDRRVEQSVGGNPKIFSCVTGTYGDRMVVDLYSQANELVRAFSGVSVEELKEETFVSLSAYTELWEQAIYTGHQHKMNLQVALRTEGLGSKTTVTIGTPIITSEY
- the murA gene encoding UDP-N-acetylglucosamine 1-carboxyvinyltransferase; this translates as MEKIIVRGGRRLEGSVRVEGAKNAVLPVIAASILASQGKSTIKDVPALADVFTINEVLRYLNIDVAFDNGEISVDATSELKTEAPFEYVRKMRASFLVMGPLLARVGLSRIALPGGCAIGSRPIDQHLKGFEAMGATVKIGNGFIEAKIDGRLQGAKIYLDFPSVGATENIMMAATLAEGTTIIENAAKEPEIVCLANYLNAMGATVIGAGTGTIRIVGAEELAGAEHTVVPDRIEAGTYMVAAAITEGDVLIENAIAEHLRPLIAKMEEMGVQIQEEGNGLRVRGPRELKPVDIKTMPHPGFPTDLQSQMMALLLRANGTSVITETVFENRFMHVEEFRRMNGDIKIEGRSSVINGPVNLQGAEVASTDLRAGAALVLAGLVADGYTRVTELKHIDRGYVDFTGKLAALGADIERVNEDVKTTPAKEEQSLKSNLA
- a CDS encoding lmo0937 family membrane protein; this translates as MLWTIIGILVVLWLLGVIFKVAGGIIHILLVIALIVFVLNFIKGRKMK
- a CDS encoding M4 family metallopeptidase, giving the protein MKKQFSVWGLALGLAVSPLAAGQANAEAPVNVLSTKQFNSLTGTPSFVSGKLTEASSKSAKEVVMSYLQKESKTFKLGSQKAEEAFTVKSVTKDELGRQLVRLQQTYKGVPVWGSTQVAHVNDQGELVVFSGTVVPNLQDKPGLGFGKKISASKAVAAAVKDLGFTPEYEADPTSDLVVYTEGDQATYAYLVNLNFLSPEPGNYNYFVDAVTGKVLNSYNDLDEAHGGTKAPPTGGGSLVGTNAVGSGTGVLGDSKTLNTLLSNGTYYLQDNTRGGGVFTYDAQNRQQLPGKLWADADNQFNATYDRAAVDAHYYAGTTYDYYKEVFNRNSYDNKGAALKSTVHYGRNYNNAFWNGQQMVYGDGDGTTFVSLSGGLDVVAHELTHAVTDFSSDLIYQNESGALNEAMSDIFGTLVEHHENNNPDYEIGEDIYTPGTSGDALRSMSDPTKYNDPDHYSVRYTGTGDNGGVHINSGIINKAAYLLAVGGTHYGVTVPAIGNQKVGAIYYRANTVYLTASSNFSQARAALVQSASDLYGATSAEVAAVKKSYDAIGVN